The following are encoded in a window of Nitrospiraceae bacterium genomic DNA:
- a CDS encoding HAMP domain-containing protein, which yields MDNPEPKPAKRKKGLTQKLVLSMLLVGALPLIIGLLLAFYQGTQEIREVNGSSFEALATETARKLDLVMADELARTSLLTTDVKIIARLEDIRDALSELSPQELARTLTQEQEAWNAKDADMLQRILKGPFAEILQSHVGGTFMDPGHPIPLITRSATRGLFITDRAGRVAASLDSEIPYLHREEVWWQGAFHNGVGQPYIGQVAFDSRLGVYTFTLALPIMDSLRYEAIGVLHRIYDAKEFFAPSIDIIRFGKTGHVMLIDSRGVVLSCPILPTGTSITDTRLIPLVTPLKAGWTPAPSDGHGGTAASIIGFAPLSNTNQITKFSTGQTWHMFVWQSSEEVFAPIEHFFKWTAAFGLLGVALLVTLGYIAANRIAAPIRRLQEAARQIGRGEYREPLTLSTGDEIEELADEVNRMNQQLASQFAGLESQVELKTQEVKYLEESTIKILDNVPDPVLMIGPDEHIEYVNKASKEAFAITNGEIIGTPLFQIFSSLDPATRDRLKQEMHAVQVMEPLSSDNTKAQPSNTSLQDPLVPMNWAQSGTNRQEIRVNQRTFRYRWFGVQARPGREPSAGLVLRDTTEESILQDRVIQGEKLASLGVLSAGIGHELNNPLVGVIGLGEAIQEETNPEQIKEYARGIVQHGKRMASVVRDFTGQSGKNLTEGQTLINLNELLEQSLTTVKGLFPSVRIEIETHLGPIPSIQGKVLELGQAFTNIITNAFQAMKEGGKLVISTEASGHDLEIRIKDTGRGIAPTHLPRVFDPFFTTRGQGEGSGLGLTVAYRIINKLGGHIRIESEESRGTTCLITLPVSNAHPAKERSSTS from the coding sequence GTGGACAACCCTGAACCCAAACCCGCCAAAAGAAAAAAAGGACTGACCCAAAAACTGGTTCTGTCCATGCTGTTGGTCGGCGCACTCCCCTTGATCATTGGACTTCTGCTGGCTTTCTACCAGGGCACACAGGAAATTCGCGAGGTCAATGGATCCAGCTTTGAAGCTCTCGCAACAGAGACGGCCAGAAAGCTTGATCTGGTCATGGCAGATGAACTGGCCCGCACGTCCTTACTGACAACCGATGTGAAAATCATTGCACGCCTGGAAGACATCCGCGATGCCCTCAGTGAGCTGAGTCCCCAAGAGCTGGCTCGCACCCTCACGCAGGAACAAGAAGCCTGGAACGCCAAGGATGCCGACATGCTTCAACGAATTCTGAAAGGACCATTTGCCGAGATCCTGCAATCACATGTGGGGGGAACCTTTATGGACCCGGGCCATCCCATTCCGCTGATTACCCGATCTGCCACACGTGGCTTATTTATCACCGATCGTGCAGGACGGGTTGCTGCGAGCCTGGATTCCGAGATTCCCTACCTTCACCGGGAAGAGGTATGGTGGCAAGGTGCCTTCCACAATGGAGTCGGTCAACCGTATATAGGCCAGGTAGCGTTTGATTCACGATTGGGAGTCTATACCTTTACTCTTGCGCTCCCCATCATGGATAGCTTGCGGTATGAAGCCATCGGCGTCCTGCACCGGATTTATGACGCCAAGGAGTTCTTTGCCCCTTCCATCGATATTATTCGATTTGGCAAAACCGGTCATGTCATGCTCATTGACAGCCGTGGCGTCGTTTTGAGCTGCCCGATCCTTCCCACGGGCACCTCAATTACCGACACCCGCCTTATTCCTCTCGTCACCCCCCTTAAGGCGGGATGGACTCCAGCCCCAAGCGATGGACATGGGGGCACTGCAGCCTCCATCATTGGATTCGCCCCCCTGAGTAATACCAATCAGATCACCAAATTCTCCACAGGCCAGACCTGGCATATGTTTGTCTGGCAGTCATCCGAGGAGGTCTTTGCCCCCATAGAGCATTTTTTCAAATGGACGGCCGCTTTTGGATTACTGGGAGTGGCACTGCTCGTCACATTGGGATATATCGCCGCCAATCGAATTGCCGCACCCATTCGTCGCCTTCAGGAAGCGGCCCGGCAAATCGGCAGAGGGGAATATCGTGAGCCCCTAACATTGTCCACCGGCGATGAAATTGAGGAATTAGCTGATGAAGTCAATCGGATGAACCAACAGCTGGCATCACAGTTCGCCGGATTGGAAAGCCAGGTTGAGTTGAAGACCCAGGAAGTGAAATACCTTGAAGAGTCGACCATTAAAATTCTCGATAATGTGCCTGACCCGGTCCTCATGATTGGCCCGGACGAACACATCGAATATGTCAATAAGGCCTCGAAGGAAGCCTTTGCCATCACGAACGGCGAGATCATCGGCACGCCACTATTCCAAATTTTCTCCTCCTTGGATCCTGCGACACGAGACCGCCTGAAACAGGAAATGCACGCGGTCCAGGTTATGGAACCTCTATCTTCAGACAATACGAAAGCCCAGCCGTCCAACACCTCGTTACAAGATCCCCTGGTTCCCATGAACTGGGCTCAATCAGGCACCAATCGGCAGGAAATTCGGGTCAATCAGCGAACGTTCCGGTACCGGTGGTTTGGTGTCCAGGCCCGCCCAGGAAGGGAGCCAAGTGCCGGATTGGTATTACGAGATACGACGGAAGAAAGTATCCTTCAGGACCGTGTCATCCAAGGGGAAAAGCTTGCCAGCTTAGGCGTTCTCAGTGCCGGGATTGGACATGAACTCAATAATCCTTTAGTCGGAGTTATTGGATTAGGTGAAGCGATACAAGAGGAGACCAATCCCGAACAAATCAAAGAATATGCCAGGGGCATTGTTCAACATGGAAAACGTATGGCTTCCGTCGTTCGGGACTTTACCGGTCAATCCGGAAAAAATTTGACTGAAGGGCAAACGCTCATTAACCTCAATGAACTGTTGGAACAATCTTTGACTACGGTCAAGGGTCTCTTTCCATCAGTCCGGATTGAAATAGAGACTCACCTTGGTCCCATTCCTTCCATTCAGGGAAAGGTATTAGAACTTGGACAGGCCTTTACCAACATCATCACTAATGCTTTTCAAGCCATGAAAGAAGGGGGGAAACTTGTTATTTCAACAGAAGCGTCTGGGCACGATCTGGAAATCCGCATAAAAGACACGGGGCGCGGCATCGCCCCAACTCATCTGCCCAGAGTCTTTGACCCTTTTTTTACCACGAGGGGGCAGGGAGAAGGATCGGGTCTTGGACTGACCGTGGCCTATCGAATTATCAATAAACTAGGCGGACACATTCGAATCGAAAGTGAAGAAAGCCGGGGGACGACCTGCTTGATTACCTTACCCGTTTCGAATGCCCACCCGGCGAAGGAAAGGAGTTCGACGTCATGA
- a CDS encoding DUF3365 domain-containing protein, whose product MTSLRGSRTGLSLVVLATLLIGIGVSSSLQAGDSNAMKNLSPEKVADFIHAIVEADRHVYTTHIVKRMQEQGVVMAREDWENKNAIPLPAQFLHISSKLVAESGHGIRFRLISLWPIYRRNGPATDFERKALEQLSLNSDTPQRGIVSTGKKRLFQAIYADTAINDTCTTCHNAHPLSPKRDFKKGDLMGAIVITIPLED is encoded by the coding sequence ATGACAAGCCTTCGAGGTAGTAGGACCGGCTTATCTCTGGTTGTGCTTGCCACTCTCCTCATTGGAATAGGTGTTTCTTCATCTCTTCAAGCAGGTGATTCCAACGCCATGAAAAATCTATCACCGGAGAAAGTTGCAGACTTCATTCATGCCATCGTTGAGGCCGACCGTCACGTCTACACAACGCATATCGTGAAAAGAATGCAGGAGCAAGGCGTCGTCATGGCCCGAGAAGATTGGGAAAACAAAAATGCCATTCCCCTTCCCGCGCAGTTTCTCCATATTTCCAGTAAATTGGTCGCGGAATCAGGACACGGCATTCGATTCCGTTTGATTAGTCTATGGCCAATCTATCGGAGGAATGGGCCTGCAACAGATTTTGAACGGAAGGCCTTGGAGCAACTTTCGCTCAACTCCGACACACCTCAACGTGGAATTGTGTCCACTGGAAAAAAGCGATTATTTCAAGCCATATATGCCGATACGGCAATTAACGATACCTGCACCACATGTCATAATGCTCACCCCTTAAGCCCCAAACGTGACTTCAAAAAGGGCGACCTCATGGGGGCCATTGTCATCACCATTCCTCTGGAGGACTAA
- a CDS encoding GHKL domain-containing protein encodes MATVEPPITIAILGAGKGGTAMLESFLNLPHIRLLGIADTNPHALGFQLARLHNIPTVSHPLKLIQEDQVNLIIDVTGDPILPSYITEHKHSGAEVLGGTAAKVLSELIQHQRFIQTQLFQSEKLASMGTFASGIAHDINNPLYVILAMAEEIQEETNLDRIRLHAASIHEAAQRIQAISRNITDYVRTSSHQELERIDLHARLDEALSISRFATKFREITVQKHYQNGLTVQAKPEEILQVFINLITNAIHAMEEKGSLTITTSHSNGTVQIAISDTGCGISPEHLQKIFNPFFSTKPKGQGTGLGLYNVKTIVKKYHGDLQVESELGKGTTFRLSFPAIPPVEGTVSGGQP; translated from the coding sequence ATGGCGACCGTTGAACCTCCCATTACCATTGCCATTCTCGGGGCCGGCAAGGGAGGAACGGCGATGTTGGAATCCTTTCTCAATTTACCCCATATCCGTCTACTGGGCATTGCCGACACAAATCCCCATGCGTTGGGTTTTCAACTTGCCCGACTTCACAATATCCCTACTGTCTCTCATCCTCTGAAGCTTATTCAGGAAGACCAGGTGAATTTGATCATTGACGTGACCGGGGATCCCATTCTTCCTTCATACATTACGGAGCACAAACACAGCGGGGCTGAAGTGCTTGGAGGGACCGCCGCCAAAGTTCTCTCAGAGTTGATCCAACATCAAAGATTTATTCAAACACAACTGTTTCAATCGGAAAAATTAGCCAGCATGGGAACCTTTGCCTCGGGAATTGCCCATGACATTAATAACCCGCTGTATGTCATTTTGGCGATGGCCGAAGAAATTCAAGAGGAAACCAATCTTGATCGCATTCGACTCCATGCCGCCAGCATCCATGAAGCGGCACAACGCATTCAAGCCATTTCACGAAATATCACTGATTATGTTCGCACATCCAGCCATCAAGAACTCGAAAGAATCGACCTCCATGCCAGACTGGATGAAGCCTTAAGCATTTCCAGATTTGCAACAAAATTCCGAGAAATTACGGTTCAGAAACATTACCAAAACGGCTTGACCGTCCAGGCTAAACCGGAAGAAATCCTCCAGGTTTTCATCAACCTTATCACCAACGCTATTCATGCCATGGAAGAGAAAGGCAGCCTCACCATCACCACCTCACACAGCAACGGAACCGTACAAATTGCGATCAGCGATACCGGCTGTGGCATTTCCCCGGAACACCTCCAAAAGATTTTCAATCCCTTCTTCTCAACGAAACCGAAAGGCCAGGGGACCGGCCTCGGACTCTATAACGTCAAAACCATTGTCAAAAAATATCATGGGGATCTTCAAGTCGAAAGCGAATTAGGGAAAGGCACCACGTTCCGATTGTCTTTCCCGGCCATTCCTCCTGTAGAAGGTACGGTGTCCGGTGGACAACCCTGA
- a CDS encoding response regulator, whose amino-acid sequence MAETTAAMFGGHKTNGLVLVVDDEPDVRKVVRMTLEKAGYDVIEAEDGEKAIEAIHQGENPLMLDVVISDIRMPKINGVEAINYFQQQWPRVPLIVLTGFPDMEMATGFLNKGIVDYLVKPVEKEKLLKSVATAMEKRDLNRL is encoded by the coding sequence ATGGCAGAAACAACGGCAGCAATGTTTGGAGGACACAAAACCAACGGCCTGGTTCTCGTCGTGGACGATGAGCCTGATGTCCGAAAAGTAGTACGAATGACACTCGAAAAGGCCGGATATGATGTCATTGAGGCGGAGGATGGGGAAAAGGCTATCGAAGCAATCCATCAAGGTGAAAACCCTTTAATGTTGGACGTTGTTATTTCCGATATTCGCATGCCAAAAATCAACGGCGTGGAAGCCATTAACTATTTTCAACAACAATGGCCACGTGTTCCCCTCATTGTGCTGACGGGATTTCCGGACATGGAAATGGCCACCGGATTTCTCAATAAGGGGATTGTGGATTATCTGGTCAAACCGGTTGAAAAGGAAAAATTACTTAAATCCGTGGCCACCGCCATGGAAAAACGAGATCTCAATCGCCTGTAA